The DNA sequence GGCGCGGCCACCTGAAGAGCATCGAGGCGGGCGACTACAACGTGAAGAGCGGCCTCATCTACAACGACCTGTTCTCCAGTTGCGAGAAGGTCGGCGACCACCTGATCAACGTGTCCGAGGCACTGGCCGGGGAGATGTGACGTGCGGACGCATGCCGCCCACCACTACGGCACGACCTTGATCGCGTCGGTGACGATCGTGTTGCTCACGTTCAGCGCGCGGTCGGCCATGCGCACCTGGAAGCGCACCGTGTCGTACTGGCCGCCGGGGAAAACCGGCCATTGAAGGCCCACGGCGATGTCGCCCCGCAGTGAACGGTTGCGTCCGGTGGGCACCAGGCGTGGAATACGGTAGTAGAGGGGCAAGAGCAGCGAAGGACGCACCCAGTCGCCGTTCTGCAGTTCCTCGTACTCCACGAAGAGGTTGTGGTACCACTCGGAATCGGCGTCGAAGGGCGGTTGGATGTCACTGGGGTCGAGACCCACGTCGCCATCGCCATCGGTGAAGAAGACGACCAGCGAAGCGGAATCGCCGAACTGCTTGAAGTCCCAATCCGTGATGCGCGGCTCGTCGGGGTAGTCCTCCGTCTTCAGGCAGCCCGCCAACAGCAGGGCTGGCAGGGCCATGTACAGGGATACTTTTGCCGCCGCGCGCATCATCGCTCCAAAGTTAGCCTGCGCACCACCATGCCGCCAGCCGTTCCCCGGTCCATCGCCAGCCTCCTGGATCGGCCATTCGCGGTGGATGGTGCCGAGGCCTTCAACGCGCTGGCCCTCGAACTATTTCATCTGCATGCCGAACGGAACCCGCTCTACCGCGGATTCCTGGAGGGTCTGGGCCGCCCACCCGGCGAGGTGACCCGGACAGCGGACATCCCCTGCCTGCCCATCACCCTCTTCCGTGGACACCGGGTGCTGCTCGAAGGTCTTGGCGCCGAACTGCGCTTCACCAGCAGCGGCACCACCGGCACCACCACCAGCACGCATCATGTGCCCTTTCCGCAGCTGTACGAACGCTCCTTCATGGGGTCTTTCCGCAGGGTGTATGGCGATCCGGCCGAATGGCGCATCCTGGCCCTGCTGCCCGCATACCTGGAAAGGACCGGCAGCTCGCTGGTGTACATGGCCGAAAAGCTCATCGCGGCCACGGGCGATCGCTTGAGTGGCACTTACCTGTACCGCTACGATGAACTGGCGGAGGTGATCCGGCGGTCGGAGGACGAAAGCAGGAAGACGCTCCTGC is a window from the Flavobacteriales bacterium genome containing:
- a CDS encoding acyl transferase codes for the protein MPPAVPRSIASLLDRPFAVDGAEAFNALALELFHLHAERNPLYRGFLEGLGRPPGEVTRTADIPCLPITLFRGHRVLLEGLGAELRFTSSGTTGTTTSTHHVPFPQLYERSFMGSFRRVYGDPAEWRILALLPAYLERTGSSLVYMAEKLIAATGDRLSGTYLYRYDELAEVIRRSEDESRKTLLLGVTFALLDLAEKHPMRLRHTTIMETGGMKGRRPELVREELHRILKEAFHVPAIHSEYGMTELLSQAWSTGDGIYRCPPWMRVRIREVNDPFALVPPGRTGGIDVIDLANIASCPFISTQDLGRMRPDGSFEVLGRFDHSEVRGCNLMVEG